One part of the Prunus persica cultivar Lovell chromosome G5, Prunus_persica_NCBIv2, whole genome shotgun sequence genome encodes these proteins:
- the LOC18777909 gene encoding uncharacterized protein LOC18777909 — protein sequence MGGCVSSVIRSSHNEELLLNSPTAKVISINGSLREYPVPVIVSQVLEAGQTASSSSSSSSSFLCNSDRLYYDNYIPVLDSEDELEADQIYFILPRSKLEHRLSATDMAALAVRASLAFQDASSSSSSYKTKEKKKDLHPRRNYKKARVSPVLINYANSDMDRDDFNEITIGDSAYKGQMSQKQQISRSKSVKKLQRYTSKRAKMAVRSFRLRLTTIDEGSVL from the coding sequence ATGGGTGGATGCGTGTCGTCTGTGATCAGGAGTAGTCATAATGAAGAGCTTCTGCTCAATTCGCCAACCGCCAAAGTTATCTCCATCAATGGAAGTCTCCGCGAATACCCAGTTCCCGTGATTGTCTCCCAAGTCCTCGAGGCTGGCCAAACGGCATCCTCTTCGtcttcgtcgtcgtcgtcgtttTTATGCAATTCAGACCGTTTGTATTACGACAACTACATCCCGGTTTTGGATTCGGAAGATGAACTTGAGGCCGATCAGATCTACTTCATACTCCCGAGATCGAAGCTCGAACACCGCCTCAGCGCCACCGATATGGCGGCCTTGGCTGTGAGAGCCAGCCTCGCCTTCCAAGAtgcctcttcctcttcttctagTTACAAGaccaaggagaagaaaaaggacCTTCATCCTCGCCGTAATTACAAGAAGGCCCGCGTTTCTCCCGTTCTGATTAATTATGCAAACTCCGACATGGACAGAGATGACTTCAATGAAATTACCATCGGAGACTCGGCCTACAAAGGGCAGATGAGCCAGAAGCAGCAGATTTCGAGATCTAAGTCGGTTAAGAAATTGCAGAGATACACATCCAAAAGGGCCAAGATGGCCGTTCGATCTTTCAGACTCAGATTGACGACCATAGACGAAGGCTCTGTCCTCTGA